A portion of the Cyanobium sp. PCC 7001 genome contains these proteins:
- the rpaB gene encoding response regulator transcription factor RpaB, with product MTASPTSPAKEKETILVVDDEASIRRILETRLSMIGYQVVTASDGMEALECFRESHPDLVVLDVMMPKLDGYGVCQELRKESDVPIVMLTALGDVADRITGLELGADDYVVKPFSPKELEARIRCVLRRVEKEQVAGIPNSGVITVGDLRIDTNKRQVYRGDERIRLTGMEFSLLELLVSRSGEPFSRGEILKEVWGYTPERHVDTRVVDVHISRLRSKLEDDPANPELILTARGTGYLFQRIVDPVAPEGA from the coding sequence ATGACAGCGTCCCCAACCAGTCCAGCCAAGGAGAAGGAGACGATCCTGGTCGTCGACGATGAAGCCAGTATCCGCCGCATCCTCGAGACGCGGCTGTCGATGATCGGCTACCAGGTGGTGACCGCGTCCGACGGCATGGAGGCCCTGGAGTGCTTCCGGGAGAGCCACCCGGACCTGGTGGTGCTCGACGTGATGATGCCGAAGCTCGATGGCTACGGCGTGTGCCAGGAACTCCGCAAGGAGTCCGACGTGCCGATCGTGATGCTCACCGCCCTGGGCGATGTGGCCGACCGCATCACAGGCCTCGAGCTCGGTGCCGACGACTATGTGGTGAAGCCCTTCAGCCCGAAGGAGCTGGAGGCCCGCATCCGCTGCGTGCTGCGGCGGGTGGAGAAGGAACAGGTGGCGGGCATCCCCAACTCGGGGGTGATCACGGTGGGCGACCTGCGCATCGACACCAACAAGCGCCAGGTGTACCGGGGTGACGAGCGCATCCGTCTGACCGGCATGGAGTTCAGCCTGCTGGAGCTGCTGGTGAGCCGCAGCGGCGAGCCCTTCAGCCGCGGCGAGATCCTCAAGGAGGTGTGGGGCTACACCCCGGAGCGTCACGTCGACACCAGGGTGGTGGATGTCCACATCTCCCGGCTGCGCTCCAAACTGGAGGATGATCCGGCCAACCCCGAGCTGATCCTCACGGCTCGCGGTACCGGCTATCTGTTCCAACGCATCGTCGATCCCGTTGCCCCCGAAGGAGCCTGA
- the radA gene encoding DNA repair protein RadA, whose protein sequence is MARSASHFVCSSCGAQTRQFFGRCSSCGSWNTLVEQAGATDGRRLRPQAAGPGRRAEAAPRRSAPIRDVGERPLERLASGYGELDRVLGGGLVPGSLVLVGGDPGIGKSTLLLQSAQAMAQRASVLYVSAEESAQQVKLRWQRLGPADAVAPGREQGGDLQLLAETDLELVLQELEALRPAVAIVDSIQALHDAELSSAPGSVAQVRECAAALARIAKRQDTALLLVGHVTKEGMLAGPKVLEHLVDAVLTFEGDRFASHRLLRAVKNRFGATHELGVFEMRDRGLAEVTNPSELFLGDEPSSGSATIVACEGTRPLLVELQALVSTTSYASPRRSATGLAVNRLHQILAVLEKHLGLPLSRFDCYLAVAGGLEVEEPAADLGVAAAVVASFRDLTLPAGTVLVGELGLGGQLRPVGQLELRLQEAARLGFVRAVVPRASGLGGAARSLGLELHEAGDVAQALVAALGVHPADEPTGPVV, encoded by the coding sequence TTGGCCAGGTCCGCTTCCCATTTCGTCTGCAGCAGCTGCGGAGCCCAGACGCGCCAGTTCTTCGGACGCTGCAGCAGCTGCGGCAGCTGGAACACCCTGGTGGAACAGGCCGGCGCCACCGATGGCCGGCGGCTGCGTCCCCAGGCGGCCGGACCGGGCCGCCGTGCCGAGGCCGCGCCGCGTCGCTCCGCTCCGATCCGGGACGTGGGGGAGCGCCCGCTGGAGCGCCTGGCCAGCGGCTACGGCGAACTGGACCGGGTGCTGGGGGGCGGGCTGGTGCCTGGCTCCCTGGTGCTGGTGGGCGGGGATCCCGGCATCGGCAAGAGCACCCTGCTGCTGCAGAGCGCCCAGGCCATGGCCCAGCGGGCCTCGGTGCTCTACGTGAGCGCCGAGGAATCGGCCCAGCAGGTGAAGCTCCGCTGGCAGCGGCTCGGCCCCGCGGACGCGGTGGCCCCGGGCCGGGAGCAGGGGGGCGATCTGCAGCTGCTGGCCGAAACGGATCTGGAGCTGGTGCTGCAGGAGCTCGAGGCCCTGCGGCCGGCGGTGGCGATCGTGGACAGCATCCAGGCCCTCCATGACGCAGAGCTCAGTAGTGCCCCGGGCTCGGTGGCCCAGGTGCGCGAGTGTGCCGCCGCCCTGGCCCGCATCGCCAAACGCCAGGACACGGCCCTGCTGCTGGTGGGGCATGTGACCAAGGAGGGGATGCTGGCCGGTCCGAAGGTGCTCGAGCACCTGGTGGATGCGGTGCTCACCTTCGAGGGCGATCGCTTCGCCAGCCACCGGCTGCTGCGGGCCGTGAAGAACCGCTTCGGCGCCACCCACGAACTGGGCGTGTTCGAGATGCGCGACCGGGGGCTGGCGGAGGTGACCAATCCAAGCGAGCTGTTCCTCGGCGACGAACCCAGCAGCGGCAGCGCCACGATCGTGGCCTGCGAGGGCACCCGGCCGCTGCTGGTGGAGCTCCAGGCCCTGGTGAGCACCACCAGCTACGCCAGTCCCCGACGCAGTGCCACCGGTCTGGCGGTGAACCGGCTGCACCAGATCCTGGCCGTGCTGGAGAAGCACCTGGGCCTGCCCCTCTCCCGCTTCGACTGCTATCTCGCGGTGGCCGGCGGGCTGGAGGTGGAGGAGCCTGCCGCCGATCTGGGGGTGGCGGCGGCCGTGGTGGCCAGCTTCCGCGACCTCACCCTGCCGGCGGGCACGGTGCTGGTGGGGGAACTGGGGCTGGGGGGACAGCTGCGGCCCGTGGGCCAGCTGGAGCTGCGCCTGCAGGAGGCGGCGCGTCTGGGCTTCGTGCGGGCGGTGGTGCCCCGGGCCAGTGGCCTGGGAGGAGCGGCCCGCTCCCTGGGGCTGGAGCTGCACGAGGCCGGGGATGTGGCCCAGGCCCTGGTGGCGGCCCTGGGGGTGCACCCGGCGGACGAGCCCACCGGACCAGTGGTCTGA
- a CDS encoding photosystem I assembly protein Ycf3 — protein sequence MPRSQRNDNFIDKSFTVMADLILKVLPTNRRAKEAFAYYRDGMSAQADGEYAEALENYEEALKLEDDPNDKAFILYNMALVFASNGEHQKALDFYGRALELNSKMPQVLNNMAVIHHHLGSIAEENGDADEADRCYDLAADCWGKAIRLAPNNYIEAQNWLKTSGRGSVDVYF from the coding sequence GTGCCCCGCTCCCAACGCAACGACAACTTCATCGACAAGAGCTTCACGGTGATGGCGGACCTGATCCTCAAGGTGCTGCCCACCAACCGCCGGGCCAAGGAGGCCTTCGCCTACTACCGCGACGGCATGAGCGCCCAGGCCGACGGGGAATACGCCGAAGCGCTGGAGAACTACGAGGAGGCCCTCAAGCTCGAGGATGACCCCAACGACAAGGCCTTCATCCTCTACAACATGGCTCTCGTGTTCGCCTCCAACGGCGAGCATCAGAAGGCGCTCGACTTCTACGGCCGGGCCCTGGAGCTCAACAGCAAGATGCCCCAGGTGCTCAACAACATGGCCGTGATCCACCACCACCTGGGCTCAATCGCCGAGGAGAACGGCGATGCCGACGAGGCCGACCGCTGCTACGACCTGGCGGCCGACTGCTGGGGCAAGGCGATCCGCCTGGCCCCCAACAACTACATCGAGGCCCAGAACTGGCTCAAGACCAGCGGCCGCGGCAGCGTCGACGTCTATTTCTGA
- a CDS encoding cation-translocating P-type ATPase — MRQSLALTAPPHSPARGPAQTRPAPPLQRSEPPEPLLLDIEGMKCGGCVRAVEQRLLAQPGVRQASVNLITRTAWVELDPLVAKGEGAPDLLPALQQSLAGLGFQASLRDTSAPAASLASRQRERHWWSRWQQLVLALLLLLVSGVGHLAPQPSSFWPHALVATLALAGPGRPILVAGWRAAWAGLPSMDTLIALGVGSAYLASMVGLLWPASGLPCFFNEPVMLLGFVLLGRFLEERARYRTGLALEQLAALQPDTALLVMDGGPPREVRVGGLRRGDRIRLLPGDRVPVDAVVLEGFSALDVSSLTGEPLPQEADAGVEVGAGALNLQGPLLLEVLRPGAESAIARILHLVEQAMARKAPIQGLADRVAGRFTLGVLALALATFLFWWQWGTQLWPTVLQPAMPGEHAIHGSHGLLGAGATSPLSLALELAIAVLVVACPCALGLATPTAITVGTGLAARRGCLFRGGEAIETAAALRTVLFDKTGTLTRGRPLVTAIVPLTASSGAPAGAAPDLGLEDRLVQWAASLEASTRHPLAFALLQQAEGRGLPLLPLEAAHTTAGAGVSGVIAGHTFRLGQLAWVLPGGHPLAQARLEELERRGATVLALAGEDELLGLIAVEDELRPDAARVLQQLRQQGLELGLLSGDRAEPVRRLGNRLGLRPDELAWEQRPEQKLAAIVQRQGSAGPVAMVGDGINDAPALAAADLGIAVGTGTGVARDSADLVILGDQLEGIPQALELASRTMAKVRQNLVWAFGYNLIVLPVAAGALLPSHGVLLNPPLAALLMALSSITVVLNALLLQDGPGPRGGSGGG, encoded by the coding sequence GTGCGCCAGTCCCTGGCTCTGACAGCACCACCCCACTCCCCGGCCCGCGGGCCCGCTCAGACCCGGCCAGCTCCGCCGCTGCAGCGGAGCGAGCCGCCGGAGCCCCTGCTGCTCGACATCGAAGGCATGAAGTGCGGCGGCTGCGTGCGGGCCGTCGAGCAGCGTCTGCTCGCCCAGCCGGGTGTGCGCCAGGCCAGCGTGAATCTGATCACCCGCACCGCCTGGGTCGAGCTCGACCCCCTGGTGGCTAAGGGCGAAGGCGCTCCCGATCTGCTGCCCGCTCTGCAGCAGTCCCTGGCCGGGCTGGGCTTCCAGGCCAGCCTGCGGGACACCTCCGCCCCGGCGGCCTCTCTGGCCAGCCGGCAGCGGGAGCGCCACTGGTGGAGCCGCTGGCAGCAGCTGGTGCTGGCTCTGCTGCTGCTGTTGGTGTCCGGGGTGGGCCATCTGGCCCCCCAACCGAGCTCCTTCTGGCCCCATGCCCTGGTGGCCACCCTGGCCCTGGCCGGCCCGGGCCGGCCGATCCTGGTGGCGGGCTGGCGCGCCGCCTGGGCCGGGCTGCCCTCGATGGACACCCTGATCGCCCTGGGGGTCGGCAGTGCCTATCTGGCCAGCATGGTGGGCCTGCTCTGGCCGGCCAGCGGCCTGCCCTGCTTTTTCAACGAGCCGGTGATGCTGCTCGGCTTCGTGCTGCTCGGCCGCTTCCTGGAGGAGCGGGCCCGCTACCGCACGGGCCTGGCGCTGGAGCAGCTGGCGGCCCTCCAGCCCGATACCGCCCTGCTGGTGATGGACGGGGGTCCGCCGCGGGAGGTGCGGGTCGGGGGCCTGCGGCGTGGCGATCGCATCCGGCTGCTGCCGGGCGACCGGGTGCCCGTGGATGCCGTGGTGCTCGAGGGCTTCTCGGCTCTCGATGTCTCGAGCCTCACCGGGGAACCGCTGCCCCAGGAGGCAGATGCCGGGGTTGAGGTGGGCGCCGGCGCCCTGAACCTCCAGGGACCGTTGCTGCTGGAGGTGCTGCGCCCGGGGGCGGAGAGCGCCATCGCCCGGATCCTCCACCTGGTGGAGCAGGCCATGGCGCGCAAGGCACCGATCCAGGGGCTCGCCGACCGGGTGGCCGGCCGTTTCACCCTGGGGGTTCTGGCCCTGGCCCTGGCCACCTTCCTGTTCTGGTGGCAATGGGGTACCCAGCTCTGGCCGACCGTGCTGCAGCCCGCCATGCCGGGGGAGCACGCCATCCACGGCAGCCATGGGTTGCTGGGGGCGGGAGCCACCAGCCCGCTCTCCCTCGCCCTGGAGCTCGCCATCGCCGTGCTCGTGGTGGCCTGCCCCTGTGCCCTGGGCCTGGCCACCCCCACGGCCATCACGGTGGGCACCGGTCTGGCGGCCCGGCGTGGCTGTCTGTTCCGCGGTGGGGAGGCCATCGAAACCGCCGCCGCCCTGCGCACCGTGCTGTTCGACAAGACCGGCACCCTCACCCGGGGGCGGCCCCTGGTGACCGCCATCGTGCCCCTGACGGCGTCATCAGGAGCTCCGGCAGGCGCCGCCCCTGACCTCGGCCTGGAGGATCGGCTGGTGCAGTGGGCCGCCAGCCTGGAAGCCAGCACCCGCCATCCCCTGGCCTTCGCCCTGTTGCAGCAGGCCGAGGGCCGCGGCCTGCCCCTGCTTCCGCTGGAGGCCGCCCACACCACCGCCGGCGCCGGTGTGAGCGGGGTGATTGCCGGACACACCTTCCGCCTCGGCCAGCTCGCCTGGGTGCTGCCCGGTGGGCATCCCCTGGCGCAGGCGCGTCTGGAGGAGCTGGAGCGCCGGGGCGCCACGGTGCTGGCCCTGGCCGGCGAGGATGAACTGCTGGGCCTCATCGCCGTGGAGGATGAGCTCCGGCCCGATGCCGCCCGGGTGCTTCAGCAGCTGCGCCAGCAGGGGCTGGAGCTGGGGCTGCTGAGCGGCGATCGGGCCGAGCCGGTGCGGCGCCTGGGGAACCGGCTCGGCCTGCGGCCCGATGAGCTGGCCTGGGAACAGCGCCCGGAACAGAAGCTGGCGGCGATCGTCCAGCGCCAGGGGAGCGCCGGCCCTGTGGCCATGGTGGGCGATGGCATCAACGACGCCCCTGCGCTGGCGGCCGCCGATCTGGGCATCGCCGTGGGCACCGGCACCGGGGTGGCCCGCGACAGCGCCGATCTGGTGATCCTCGGCGACCAGCTGGAAGGCATCCCCCAGGCCCTGGAGCTGGCCTCGCGCACCATGGCCAAGGTGCGCCAGAACCTCGTCTGGGCCTTCGGCTACAACCTGATCGTGCTGCCGGTCGCCGCCGGCGCCCTGCTCCCCAGCCATGGCGTGCTGCTCAACCCGCCTCTGGCGGCCCTGCTGATGGCCCTGAGCTCGATCACGGTGGTGCTCAATGCGCTGCTGCTGCAGGATGGCCCTGGGCCGCGGGGGGGCAGCGGTGGCGGTTGA
- the tmk gene encoding dTMP kinase: MALGRGGAAVAVDHARTGRFVVLEGIDGCGKTTQLQALSRWLESSEAGCLPPDRQLIVTREPGGTPLGRALRELLLHPPGGAAPGTTAELLLYAADRAQHVEHTIRPALAAGHWVLSDRFSGSTAAYQGHGRGLDLDLIQQLEAVATAGLQPDLTLWLDLPLEDSLRRRGGRAADRIEAAGAGFLERVAGGFASLAEERGWLRIDATAPADRVTAACRDALLGLAQGGSQEAP; encoded by the coding sequence ATGGCCCTGGGCCGCGGGGGGGCAGCGGTGGCGGTTGACCACGCCCGCACCGGAAGATTCGTGGTGCTCGAGGGCATCGACGGTTGCGGTAAGACGACCCAGCTGCAGGCGTTGAGCCGCTGGCTGGAGAGCTCCGAGGCGGGTTGCCTGCCCCCGGACCGGCAGCTGATCGTGACGCGTGAACCGGGAGGCACTCCCCTGGGCCGGGCGCTGCGCGAGCTCCTGCTCCATCCCCCGGGCGGCGCGGCGCCAGGCACCACTGCCGAGCTGCTGCTCTATGCCGCCGATCGGGCTCAGCATGTGGAGCACACGATCCGGCCGGCCCTCGCGGCCGGCCACTGGGTGCTGAGCGACCGCTTCAGTGGTTCCACGGCGGCGTACCAGGGCCATGGCCGCGGCCTCGACCTCGACCTCATCCAGCAGCTCGAGGCGGTGGCCACGGCCGGATTGCAGCCCGACCTCACCCTGTGGCTGGATCTGCCCCTGGAGGACTCCCTGCGGCGCCGTGGCGGTCGGGCGGCTGATCGGATCGAGGCGGCGGGAGCGGGCTTTCTGGAGCGCGTCGCCGGCGGCTTCGCCAGCCTTGCGGAGGAGCGGGGCTGGCTGAGGATCGATGCCACGGCCCCCGCCGACCGGGTCACCGCCGCCTGCCGTGACGCCCTGCTGGGTCTGGCCCAGGGCGGATCGCAGGAGGCTCCGTGA
- a CDS encoding DNA polymerase III subunit delta': MATAAGLFADVLGQERAVALLEASLRSRRLAPAYLLSGPDGVGRRLAALRFLEGVIAGPEGSVPLRRRLEAGNHPDLLWVEPTHLDKGQLVPASQALERGVSRRSPPQLRLEQIRELTRFLARRPVEAAGCLVVLDGAEAMAEAAANALLKTLEEPGRGMVLLICSAPEQLLSTIRSRCQQIRFGRLDSDSMARVLAAAPAPSCPDPPELLELAAGSPGALLAHRQQWQGLPEGLVDRLQALPAGTDPVVALSLARDLTEALDAEQQLWLLQWWQLVLWRHRPSAAAVNRLERLRRQLLAYVQPRLAWEVALLELAGLVT, encoded by the coding sequence ATGGCCACTGCGGCCGGTCTGTTCGCCGACGTGCTCGGGCAGGAGCGGGCCGTGGCCCTGCTGGAGGCCTCCCTCCGCAGCAGGCGCCTGGCGCCGGCCTACCTGCTGAGCGGGCCCGACGGGGTGGGGCGGCGGCTGGCGGCACTCCGTTTCCTCGAGGGGGTGATCGCCGGACCCGAGGGATCCGTGCCCCTGCGCCGCCGGCTGGAGGCGGGCAACCATCCCGATCTGCTCTGGGTGGAACCCACCCATCTGGACAAGGGCCAGCTGGTGCCCGCCTCCCAGGCCCTGGAGCGGGGCGTGAGCCGCCGCAGTCCACCGCAGCTGCGGCTGGAGCAGATCCGCGAGCTCACCCGCTTCCTGGCCCGCCGGCCCGTGGAGGCCGCCGGCTGCCTGGTGGTGCTCGACGGGGCGGAAGCGATGGCCGAGGCCGCCGCCAATGCCCTGCTCAAGACCCTCGAGGAGCCGGGACGCGGCATGGTGCTGCTGATCTGCTCGGCGCCCGAGCAGCTGCTGAGCACCATCCGCTCCCGCTGTCAGCAGATCCGCTTTGGGCGTCTGGATTCCGACTCCATGGCCAGGGTGCTGGCGGCGGCGCCGGCTCCGTCCTGTCCCGACCCCCCGGAACTGCTGGAACTGGCGGCGGGATCCCCGGGGGCGCTGCTGGCCCATCGCCAGCAGTGGCAGGGGCTGCCGGAGGGACTGGTGGATCGGCTGCAGGCCCTGCCGGCGGGCACGGATCCGGTGGTGGCCCTGAGCCTGGCCCGCGACCTCACCGAAGCCCTGGATGCGGAGCAGCAGCTCTGGTTGCTGCAGTGGTGGCAGCTGGTGCTGTGGCGTCACCGGCCGAGCGCGGCGGCGGTGAACAGGCTGGAGCGGCTGCGCCGCCAGCTGCTGGCCTACGTGCAGCCTCGGCTGGCCTGGGAAGTGGCCCTGCTCGAGCTGGCCGGCCTGGTGACCTGA
- a CDS encoding response regulator transcription factor produces the protein MKPCILLIEDDSDMRDLVAGHLEHGGFDVQRAEDGIKGQALALQFTPDLVLLDLMLPKVDGLTLCQRLRRDERTARIPILMITALADTKDKVSGFNSGADDYLTKPFDLEELTVRVKALLRRTDHAPLSTQHNEILSFGPITLVPERFEAIWFDQPVRLTHLEFELLHCLLQRHGQTVAPSLILKEVWGYEPDDDIETIRVHVRHLRTKLEPDPRKPRFIKTVYGAGYCLELPSGDQLAALTPVVQDARTAQAS, from the coding sequence ATGAAACCTTGCATCCTGCTGATCGAGGACGACAGCGACATGCGGGACCTGGTCGCGGGGCATCTGGAGCATGGGGGCTTCGATGTGCAGCGCGCCGAGGACGGCATCAAGGGCCAGGCCCTGGCTCTGCAGTTCACCCCCGACCTGGTGCTGCTCGATCTGATGCTGCCGAAGGTGGATGGTCTCACCCTCTGCCAGCGGCTTCGCCGCGACGAGCGCACGGCCCGGATCCCGATCCTGATGATCACGGCGCTGGCCGACACCAAGGACAAGGTGAGCGGCTTCAATTCCGGAGCCGATGACTACCTCACCAAGCCCTTCGATCTGGAGGAGCTCACCGTGCGGGTGAAGGCGCTGCTGCGCCGCACCGACCACGCCCCCCTCTCCACCCAGCACAACGAGATCCTCAGCTTCGGGCCGATCACCCTGGTGCCGGAGCGCTTCGAGGCGATCTGGTTCGACCAGCCCGTGCGCCTCACCCACCTGGAGTTCGAGCTGCTGCACTGCCTGCTGCAGCGGCACGGCCAGACCGTGGCCCCTTCCCTCATCCTCAAGGAAGTGTGGGGCTACGAACCCGACGACGACATCGAGACGATCCGCGTGCACGTGCGTCATCTGCGCACCAAGCTGGAACCCGACCCGCGCAAACCCCGTTTCATCAAGACGGTGTACGGCGCCGGATACTGCCTCGAGCTTCCCAGCGGCGATCAGCTCGCTGCCCTGACCCCCGTGGTTCAGGACGCACGCACCGCCCAGGCCAGCTAG